A window of Tautonia plasticadhaerens contains these coding sequences:
- a CDS encoding carboxylesterase family protein: protein MIIPPRRRSPFISTPGPATALLLVLVATGPRVRADQVVLKNGGLISGVVERDNALVTVFDGLKRTVIRQTKIERVSPEPASDRQRMERFSLVQPLEVHGGEMPSHALRVRSTEWDDFGQRMFEFSEYNGRSLRPERMKQAINEIGPDVVKFRGIDGFWVGQVATGQVPRPVILGLLDRVDPTNQNERLRVGRFLIQAKWYDEALAELDRLAEAFPDLAATVANVRGSVRDLQARQAVDDADRLVAVGQPRAAEERLTTFGLDGVSPAQREAVDRRLRDLRSGLAAHRQFASELRSALDLAPDDFRRDHRSAVTEILQALENAPDAVAPRLEPARPALDGEGKPVPPEVRLCRALSAWVVGPEHAVDEPAAVRALWDARDRIVGYLISRDGEERARLKSELEGLSIPAADGTSQPFDLGLASRIIRQLPPPLASLEPPPSATPLIRRVIDEVNSTPTEYSVLLPPEYHPQRRYPTVVALHDGRGPKSALEFWGPEASRNGFIVIAPQYLDEGSGEGESAIDYRYSSDEHAAVLLSLRDARKRFSIDPDRIHVGGSMLGGNAAWDVGLAHPDVFAGAVTLSGLPAKHVSRTRAHGEYLPLYVVIGELTTASTEALVFDMVKDMIGKAWDVTYVEYIRRGLEPLPEELPAAFDWMSRRIRTPRLKDFEVVSSRPAADRFFGVVIREFAPGRTPAPETVDALGTKLDPATLSCKTNSTLNLLSLTVGGINALDLWIDPEFLDLDERIQIRINGKRYFNDLVKPDLGALLEDVRIRGDRTQLYWAKISLGGKRAG, encoded by the coding sequence ATGATCATCCCGCCCCGGCGACGGTCGCCATTCATCTCCACCCCCGGGCCGGCGACGGCCCTCCTCCTCGTCCTGGTCGCGACCGGGCCCCGCGTCCGGGCCGACCAGGTGGTCCTCAAGAACGGCGGCCTGATCTCGGGGGTCGTCGAGCGCGACAACGCCCTCGTCACCGTCTTCGACGGCCTGAAGCGGACCGTCATCCGCCAGACGAAGATCGAACGCGTCTCCCCCGAGCCGGCCTCCGACCGACAGCGGATGGAGCGGTTCTCCCTCGTGCAGCCCCTGGAGGTCCACGGCGGCGAGATGCCCTCCCACGCCCTCCGCGTCCGGTCGACCGAGTGGGACGACTTCGGCCAGCGGATGTTCGAGTTTTCGGAGTATAACGGCCGCTCCCTCCGTCCCGAGCGGATGAAGCAGGCGATCAACGAGATCGGGCCCGACGTGGTCAAATTCCGGGGGATCGACGGCTTCTGGGTCGGCCAGGTCGCCACCGGGCAGGTCCCCCGCCCCGTCATCCTCGGCCTGCTCGACCGCGTCGACCCGACCAACCAGAACGAGCGGCTCCGCGTCGGCCGGTTCCTGATCCAGGCGAAGTGGTACGACGAGGCCCTGGCCGAGCTCGATCGGCTCGCCGAGGCCTTCCCGGACCTGGCCGCCACCGTCGCCAACGTCCGTGGCTCGGTCCGGGACCTCCAGGCCCGTCAGGCCGTCGACGACGCCGACCGCCTCGTCGCCGTCGGCCAGCCCCGGGCGGCCGAGGAACGCCTGACGACCTTCGGGCTCGACGGCGTCTCCCCCGCCCAACGCGAGGCGGTCGACCGCCGCCTCCGGGATCTCAGGTCCGGGCTGGCCGCGCACCGGCAATTCGCCTCCGAGCTGCGGTCCGCCCTCGACCTCGCCCCGGACGACTTCCGGCGCGACCACCGGTCCGCCGTCACCGAGATCCTCCAGGCCCTGGAGAACGCCCCGGACGCCGTCGCCCCCCGGCTCGAGCCGGCCCGGCCGGCCCTCGACGGCGAGGGAAAGCCGGTCCCCCCGGAGGTCCGCCTCTGCCGCGCCCTCTCGGCATGGGTCGTCGGCCCCGAGCACGCGGTGGACGAGCCGGCGGCCGTCCGGGCGCTCTGGGACGCCCGGGACCGGATCGTCGGCTACCTGATCTCCCGGGACGGCGAGGAGCGCGCCCGCCTGAAATCCGAGCTGGAGGGCCTGTCCATCCCCGCCGCCGATGGGACCTCGCAGCCCTTCGACCTGGGACTCGCCAGCCGGATCATCCGGCAACTGCCCCCGCCGCTCGCCAGCCTGGAGCCCCCCCCCTCGGCCACCCCGCTCATCCGCCGGGTGATCGACGAGGTCAATTCGACCCCGACCGAGTACTCCGTCCTCCTCCCCCCCGAATACCACCCCCAGCGCCGATACCCGACGGTCGTCGCCCTGCACGACGGCCGGGGCCCGAAGTCGGCCCTCGAATTCTGGGGGCCGGAGGCGAGCCGGAACGGCTTCATCGTGATCGCCCCGCAATACCTCGACGAGGGCAGCGGCGAGGGTGAGTCGGCCATCGACTATCGCTATTCCTCCGACGAGCACGCCGCGGTGCTCCTCTCCCTGAGGGACGCCCGCAAGCGTTTCTCCATCGACCCCGACCGCATCCACGTCGGCGGCTCGATGCTCGGCGGCAACGCGGCCTGGGACGTCGGCCTCGCCCACCCCGACGTCTTCGCCGGCGCGGTCACGCTCTCCGGCCTGCCGGCCAAGCACGTCTCCCGGACCCGGGCCCACGGCGAATACCTCCCGCTCTACGTCGTCATCGGCGAGCTGACGACCGCCTCCACCGAGGCGCTCGTCTTCGACATGGTCAAGGACATGATCGGCAAGGCCTGGGACGTGACCTACGTCGAGTACATCCGTCGCGGCCTCGAACCCCTGCCCGAGGAGCTGCCCGCCGCCTTCGACTGGATGTCGCGACGGATCCGCACCCCCCGGCTGAAGGACTTCGAGGTCGTCTCCTCCCGCCCGGCCGCCGACCGCTTCTTCGGCGTCGTCATCCGCGAGTTCGCCCCCGGCCGCACCCCCGCCCCCGAGACGGTCGACGCCCTCGGCACCAAGCTCGACCCCGCCACCCTCTCCTGCAAGACCAACTCGACCCTCAACCTCCTGAGCCTCACCGTCGGCGGCATCAATGCCCTGGACCTCTGGATCGACCCCGAATTCCTCGACCTCGACGAACGCATCCAGATCCGGATCAACGGCAAGCGCTACTTCAACGACCTCGTCAAGCCCGACCTCGGCGCCCTGCTCGAGGATGTCCGCATCCGGGGCGACCGCACCCAGCTCTACTGGGCGAAAATCTCCCTCGGGGGCAAGCGGGCTGGGTGA
- a CDS encoding S9 family peptidase: MLRLAALCCVASIAPGSPASADDLAPPPAIEAEGVPTIPRGLSRALAAYRTVPGYAFGGWLGGRREALVLAGAAPAGQVFSVVTPGAPPHQLTSIAGRVLGCSPRPGRNQFALLYDVDGNEAVQVALFDTPSGEVSRLSDGRSRYSEPRWSPDGRTLAVTGDARNSRDYDLYLIDPDDRQGAPRLLAELTGLATVEAWAPDGSRLLVTEIDVSQGSRLLAIDPQSGTPTVVFPNADSPGLHSPGDPRYAPDGRAIFLSLYDGGQFRRLGRLDPESGGVSILTGGIEADVESFAVSDEGNVLAASIHDDGYSRLLILDAESGRVLARPGIPDGQISSLTFLPGSTECAFNLETTREPSQVYSLVTRTGVLVRWTLGVPGGSTFDPPAPPERFRFESFDGREIPAFVYRPDPVRFPGPRPVLIDLHGGPQAQARPSFLGPESYLVNELGLALIVPNVRGSSGYGLSYLRLDDGERREDAVRDVGALLDWVADQPGLDADRVAVRGGSYGGYLVLAALSRFGDRIAAGIDVAGISDFQSFMDDQPELRLDLLRLEFGDERDPRVQRYFRDISPLRRADRITTPMLVVQGENDPRVPVAEARQIVDAVRGNGVPVWYMLARNEGHGFSRGENLEYLRAVEARFLIEHLRRPRPAPE; this comes from the coding sequence ATGCTTCGACTCGCCGCCCTGTGTTGCGTCGCCTCGATCGCCCCGGGCTCGCCCGCTTCGGCCGACGACCTGGCCCCGCCCCCGGCGATCGAGGCCGAGGGGGTGCCGACCATCCCCCGGGGGCTCTCCCGGGCGTTGGCCGCCTACCGGACCGTGCCCGGATACGCCTTCGGGGGCTGGCTGGGGGGACGTCGGGAGGCCCTCGTCCTCGCCGGGGCGGCCCCAGCCGGCCAGGTCTTCAGCGTGGTCACCCCCGGGGCCCCCCCGCACCAGCTCACCTCCATCGCCGGCCGGGTCCTCGGCTGTTCCCCCCGCCCCGGGCGGAACCAGTTCGCGCTGCTCTATGACGTGGACGGCAACGAGGCGGTCCAGGTCGCCCTGTTCGACACCCCGTCCGGGGAGGTTTCCCGGCTCAGCGACGGCCGGTCCCGATACTCCGAACCCCGCTGGAGCCCCGACGGCCGGACTTTGGCCGTCACCGGGGACGCCCGGAACTCCCGGGACTACGACCTCTACCTCATCGACCCCGATGACCGCCAGGGGGCCCCCCGGCTTCTCGCCGAGCTGACGGGCCTGGCCACCGTCGAGGCGTGGGCCCCCGACGGATCCCGCCTGCTCGTCACCGAGATCGACGTCTCCCAGGGATCCCGACTGCTGGCCATCGATCCCCAGTCCGGCACCCCGACCGTCGTCTTCCCGAATGCCGACTCCCCGGGCCTGCACAGCCCGGGAGATCCCCGATATGCCCCCGACGGCCGGGCGATCTTCCTGAGCCTCTATGACGGCGGCCAGTTCCGCCGCCTGGGGCGGCTGGATCCGGAATCCGGGGGCGTCTCGATCCTGACGGGAGGCATCGAGGCCGACGTCGAATCCTTCGCCGTCTCCGACGAAGGGAATGTCCTCGCGGCCTCGATCCACGACGACGGCTACTCGAGGCTCCTGATCCTCGACGCCGAGTCCGGCCGGGTACTGGCCCGCCCCGGGATCCCCGACGGGCAGATCTCTAGCCTGACCTTCCTCCCCGGCTCGACCGAGTGCGCCTTCAACCTGGAGACGACCCGGGAGCCGTCCCAGGTCTACTCGCTCGTCACCCGGACCGGCGTGCTCGTCCGATGGACGCTCGGCGTCCCCGGGGGCTCGACCTTCGACCCGCCGGCCCCCCCGGAGCGGTTCCGCTTCGAGTCCTTCGACGGCCGGGAGATCCCCGCATTCGTCTACCGCCCCGACCCGGTGCGATTCCCCGGGCCCCGTCCCGTGCTGATCGACCTGCACGGCGGCCCCCAGGCCCAGGCCAGGCCGTCGTTCCTGGGGCCGGAGTCGTACCTCGTCAACGAGCTGGGGCTCGCGCTGATCGTCCCCAACGTCCGGGGGTCCAGCGGTTACGGGCTCTCCTACCTGAGGCTCGACGACGGCGAGCGCCGGGAGGACGCCGTCCGGGACGTGGGGGCCCTGCTCGACTGGGTGGCCGATCAGCCGGGCCTGGACGCCGACCGGGTGGCCGTGCGGGGGGGCTCCTACGGCGGCTACCTCGTGCTCGCCGCGCTCTCAAGGTTTGGCGACCGGATCGCCGCCGGGATCGACGTCGCCGGCATCTCCGATTTCCAGTCGTTCATGGACGACCAGCCCGAACTCCGGCTCGACCTGCTCCGCCTCGAATTCGGGGACGAGCGGGATCCCCGGGTCCAACGCTACTTCCGGGACATCTCACCGCTCCGCCGGGCCGACCGGATCACGACCCCGATGCTCGTCGTCCAGGGAGAGAACGACCCCCGGGTCCCGGTCGCCGAGGCCCGACAGATCGTCGACGCCGTCCGGGGCAACGGCGTGCCCGTCTGGTACATGCTGGCCCGCAACGAGGGGCACGGCTTCTCCCGGGGGGAGAACCTGGAGTACCTCCGCGCCGTCGAGGCCCGGTTCCTCATCGAGCACCTCCGTCGTCCCCGACCGGCCCCGGAGTGA
- a CDS encoding heparinase II/III family protein: MLPRPPLLPILPLLLLLSCLISGPSAAETPAGVSGSDPFSGFSLPGPWQEEFWSEPDVEALLAMGPEEVAALVPEQAGFYHARCPSCEATEADDPFTWSVRTPEVVSCRSCEATFPNDAIPAQVEKAVPEDTVEVLPGTFHSYPYHLVEPTRARYPGERIYLDAKRDDLARTFLARFALYAAVRHREEPEARRDPKPATLAALILLRFAQVYPSYAVHYDQAGRSKYLQPADLRPPYREGFRSAKWDRSGALNVPMNLVIAYAMLRDDPAIDEAGRLLEVEDPRRVIEEDLLRASARFLLGHPDTHDERSIYVARGLLSVGHLLGDDRLRDAGLRTLDGLARRGFYHDGHWRSGDSEAHRRVVGLLDGWFRGLVPGLGTAVPHAPPAIPGPGGGASPAPTVARGPEPGSPGAEVAAMLALARRADDAAIVDPGVVEVRQVSWPPTPIREEVRRPALLGGVGLARLSAGEGPDAIDLELRGFGDADGPRSDRLSTRLAFGGRTVLGDLDDLPPSRDGWERSTASHNAVIVDGLNQRESPARARRQAPGADLLFFAAEPTLQVVAMGDPRAYPSTCSRYRHTMAVVHDDRARFALSVFEVRGGHQHDQLFHAPPGSSARWRASRGWERGPRTLLPASIVPVADSPSGNGRWFIQAYAAFTELREARVGGPTQAVLDGPDGPMVGLHLLNPGESTLYSAESPDPSGGGRGALIVRRASDEEEPMRSTLVTLFEAPGRSGLRRAGRVESPEGTVLLVLETGGGAEHLLVNDAPGTVREAPLTDGSVLRTDSLLVRVRGEGISMAGGTFAEVGGRRVEQARVEGRIVASVRPVEAGGLGWFETDRPIADPGALAGLTLIVSHGGEASRSWTIDHVEILGDGRARVVVVEEPGFTIDPETGTATYYQFPGSTAPGPHRFIVPRIVRSG; encoded by the coding sequence ATGCTCCCCCGCCCGCCCCTCCTGCCCATCCTCCCGCTCCTCCTGCTTCTCTCCTGCCTGATCAGCGGGCCGTCGGCGGCCGAGACCCCGGCCGGGGTCTCCGGGTCGGACCCGTTCTCAGGCTTCTCGCTGCCGGGCCCCTGGCAGGAGGAGTTCTGGTCCGAACCGGACGTCGAGGCCTTGCTGGCGATGGGGCCGGAGGAGGTCGCCGCGCTCGTGCCCGAGCAGGCGGGGTTTTACCACGCGAGATGCCCGTCCTGCGAGGCGACCGAGGCCGACGACCCGTTCACCTGGTCGGTCCGGACGCCCGAGGTCGTCTCCTGCCGGTCCTGCGAGGCGACGTTCCCGAACGACGCGATCCCGGCCCAGGTCGAGAAGGCGGTGCCGGAGGACACGGTGGAAGTCCTGCCGGGGACGTTCCACTCCTATCCGTATCACCTGGTCGAGCCGACGCGGGCCCGTTATCCCGGCGAGCGGATCTACCTGGATGCGAAGCGGGACGACCTGGCCCGGACCTTCCTCGCGCGGTTCGCCCTCTATGCGGCCGTCCGGCACCGCGAGGAGCCCGAGGCCCGTCGGGACCCGAAGCCGGCCACGCTCGCCGCCTTGATCCTGCTCCGATTCGCCCAGGTCTATCCCTCCTACGCGGTCCACTACGACCAGGCGGGGCGATCGAAGTACCTCCAGCCGGCCGACTTGAGGCCGCCGTACCGGGAGGGGTTCCGCTCGGCGAAGTGGGACCGCTCCGGCGCGCTGAACGTGCCGATGAACCTGGTGATCGCCTACGCGATGCTCCGGGACGACCCGGCGATCGACGAGGCCGGGAGGCTCCTGGAGGTGGAGGACCCCCGTCGGGTGATCGAGGAGGACCTGCTCCGGGCCTCGGCACGGTTCCTCCTCGGGCACCCCGACACGCACGACGAGCGGTCGATCTACGTCGCCCGGGGGCTGCTGTCCGTCGGCCACCTGCTCGGGGACGACCGGCTCCGGGACGCCGGCCTCCGGACGCTCGACGGCCTGGCCCGTCGCGGCTTCTATCATGACGGCCACTGGCGATCGGGCGATTCGGAGGCGCACCGTCGGGTCGTCGGCCTGCTCGACGGCTGGTTCCGGGGCCTCGTGCCGGGACTGGGTACGGCCGTTCCGCACGCCCCGCCGGCGATCCCCGGCCCCGGGGGCGGGGCGTCCCCGGCCCCGACGGTCGCACGAGGCCCCGAACCGGGATCGCCCGGGGCGGAGGTCGCCGCCATGCTCGCGCTGGCCCGGAGGGCCGACGACGCGGCGATCGTCGACCCGGGGGTGGTCGAGGTCCGCCAGGTGTCCTGGCCGCCGACCCCGATCCGGGAGGAGGTCCGCCGCCCGGCCTTGCTGGGAGGAGTCGGCCTGGCCAGGCTCTCGGCGGGGGAGGGGCCCGACGCGATCGACCTGGAACTCCGGGGCTTCGGCGACGCCGACGGCCCCCGATCCGATCGGCTCTCGACCCGGCTCGCCTTCGGCGGCCGGACGGTCCTCGGCGACCTGGACGACCTCCCGCCGTCGCGCGATGGCTGGGAGCGGTCGACCGCCTCGCACAACGCCGTGATCGTCGACGGCCTGAATCAGCGCGAGTCGCCGGCCCGGGCGCGTCGCCAGGCCCCCGGTGCCGACCTGCTGTTCTTCGCCGCCGAGCCCACCCTGCAGGTCGTCGCCATGGGGGACCCGAGGGCCTACCCCTCCACCTGCTCCCGATACCGGCACACGATGGCCGTCGTCCACGACGATCGGGCCCGGTTCGCCCTCAGCGTCTTCGAGGTCCGGGGCGGCCACCAGCACGACCAGCTCTTCCACGCCCCCCCCGGCTCGTCGGCTCGTTGGCGGGCGTCTCGGGGCTGGGAGCGGGGCCCGAGGACGCTGCTGCCGGCCTCGATCGTGCCGGTGGCCGATTCCCCCTCGGGGAACGGGCGGTGGTTCATCCAGGCCTATGCCGCGTTCACCGAACTGCGAGAGGCCCGGGTGGGGGGGCCGACCCAAGCCGTCCTCGACGGGCCGGACGGCCCGATGGTGGGGCTCCACCTGCTCAATCCCGGGGAGTCGACGCTCTACTCGGCGGAGTCGCCCGACCCCTCGGGAGGGGGCCGAGGCGCCCTGATCGTCCGACGGGCCTCCGACGAGGAGGAGCCGATGCGGTCGACGCTCGTCACCCTGTTCGAGGCCCCCGGGCGTTCCGGCCTGCGGCGGGCCGGCCGGGTCGAGTCCCCCGAGGGGACCGTGTTGCTCGTGCTGGAGACCGGGGGAGGGGCCGAGCATCTGCTGGTCAACGACGCACCCGGGACCGTCCGGGAGGCGCCGCTCACCGACGGATCCGTGCTGAGGACCGACTCCCTGCTGGTGCGGGTCCGGGGAGAGGGGATCTCGATGGCCGGCGGCACCTTCGCCGAGGTGGGGGGGCGTCGGGTCGAGCAGGCCCGGGTCGAGGGGAGGATCGTGGCCTCGGTCCGGCCGGTCGAGGCCGGGGGCCTCGGCTGGTTCGAGACCGACCGGCCGATCGCCGACCCCGGGGCGCTGGCCGGCCTGACCCTGATCGTCTCGCACGGGGGGGAGGCCTCCCGGTCCTGGACGATCGACCACGTCGAGATCCTGGGTGACGGCAGGGCCCGGGTCGTGGTGGTCGAAGAACCCGGTTTCACGATCGACCCCGAGACGGGGACGGCGACCTATTACCAGTTCCCCGGTTCGACGGCCCCCGGCCCTCACCGATTCATCGTCCCTCGGATCGTCCGGTCGGGCTGA